Proteins encoded by one window of Massilia sp. NR 4-1:
- the recB gene encoding exodeoxyribonuclease V subunit beta — translation MSQQLLPASFPLHGSRLIEASAGTGKTWTIAALYLRLVLGHGGGDAYPRPLLPSQILVMTFTRAATRELSNRVRERLVEAAAYFRGQGAGSDPYLDQLLESCAGDSARQQAAHRLTLAAETMDEAAIFTIDAWCQRMLREHAFDSANLFDEELVSDEAALFEDAVHDYWRQQVYPLGADVLQSLLECWPDVDALKRSVRELVRRVAAVGAAGGETLAALIRREQNEQMLKLAGLKEDWYERANRMEQWILAQRAEAPKCFNGVKMKPESVAKWFEALRNWAADPRQLRPDLNDTAWRRLRPDGIADACAKGFSPIVPDDFDAVAALEEALAAIEPLAHALYRHAAASIAQRMSELKRRNRQFGFADMLERLKQALEGGNGAALRKRITEQYPVAMVDEFQDTAPSQYRIFDLLYRVEQNDPTLGLFLIGDPKQSIYGFRGADIHSYLAARRATAGRHYQLGTNYRSSAAVVQAVNRIFLHAEGGPEGEPGAPAGFPRGAFRFRRDGANPLPFDAVAAAGRKEVLVDSQGALPALTVACNPAEDLRADGYRDFFAQHCAEHIANLLNDSRAGFEDAQGWQRLQPADIAVLVRDRREAAAIRQALLRRKVPSVYLSDKDSVLDSDEAADVLRWLTALANPLDGALARAAFATRTINLPLAELARLSADELAWEKRVEQLKALHVVWQRQGVLAMLRRFIHELRLPAAMLAQPGGERRLTNLLHLAELLQSASRQLDGEQALIRWLAEQIDSESEGGDERVLRLESDAELVKVVTVHKSKGLEYPLVYLPFAVTARKVEKRNRSFLEYTDEKGVRHLDLGRSDAALAAADEARLAEDLRLMYVALTRARHFLWLGVAALAARKAGESTLHESALGYLLAGGAALPASRLGEYWQQLRGDCGHIGLRMLEPQQGLTLFGRVEQAPPLIDPRPFSGSFERDWSVGSFTSLARRTAGPGSGAAAQPMAPVPRDALQEKLLEQDDEQALGGNAAAAPRAEDAPWHRFPRGSVPGNFLHEQLEWIGQEGFGSVHHATFETRLGKRIERAGWGNRLDDALAWLRSAVTTPLPPLGAALDGIGPVLSEMEFWFPSERLRTSALDRLCRVHLLDGAARPALPERELHGMLKGFCDLVFEHEGRYWLLDYKSNALGSGDAAYHKQALAAGMAEHRYDIQGAIYLLALHRLLRSRLGASYDPASQLGGAIFYFLRGVGNAQTRGCYVLEAQAGLLDGLEALLGDRGETEREYDE, via the coding sequence ATGAGCCAGCAACTGCTGCCCGCCAGCTTCCCCCTGCATGGCTCGCGCCTGATCGAGGCCAGCGCCGGCACCGGCAAGACCTGGACCATCGCCGCCCTGTACCTGCGCCTGGTGCTGGGCCATGGCGGCGGCGACGCCTATCCGCGCCCGCTGCTGCCCTCGCAGATCCTGGTGATGACCTTTACCCGCGCCGCCACGCGCGAGCTGTCCAACCGCGTGCGCGAACGCCTGGTGGAGGCGGCGGCCTATTTCCGCGGCCAGGGCGCGGGCAGCGATCCCTATCTGGACCAGCTGCTCGAATCCTGCGCCGGCGACAGCGCGCGCCAGCAGGCCGCGCACCGCCTGACGCTGGCGGCCGAAACGATGGATGAAGCGGCCATCTTCACCATCGACGCCTGGTGCCAGCGCATGCTGCGCGAGCATGCTTTCGACAGCGCCAACCTGTTCGACGAGGAACTGGTGAGCGACGAGGCGGCCCTGTTCGAGGATGCGGTGCACGATTACTGGCGCCAGCAAGTCTATCCGCTGGGTGCGGACGTGCTGCAGTCGCTGCTGGAATGCTGGCCCGACGTCGATGCGCTGAAGCGCTCGGTGCGCGAGCTGGTGCGGCGCGTGGCGGCGGTGGGCGCGGCCGGCGGCGAAACGCTGGCGGCGCTGATCCGGCGCGAACAGAACGAGCAGATGCTCAAGCTGGCGGGCTTGAAGGAGGACTGGTACGAGCGCGCCAACCGCATGGAGCAGTGGATTCTGGCGCAGCGCGCCGAGGCGCCGAAATGCTTCAACGGCGTCAAGATGAAGCCGGAGTCGGTGGCGAAATGGTTCGAAGCGCTGCGCAACTGGGCCGCCGATCCGCGCCAGCTGCGGCCGGACTTGAACGACACGGCATGGCGCCGCCTGCGCCCGGACGGCATCGCCGACGCCTGCGCCAAGGGTTTCAGCCCCATCGTGCCGGACGATTTCGATGCGGTGGCGGCGCTGGAAGAGGCGCTGGCCGCGATCGAACCGCTGGCCCACGCGCTGTACCGCCACGCGGCGGCCAGCATCGCCCAGCGCATGAGCGAGCTGAAACGGCGCAACCGCCAGTTCGGCTTCGCCGACATGCTGGAGCGGCTCAAGCAGGCGCTGGAAGGCGGCAACGGCGCTGCGCTGCGCAAGCGCATCACCGAGCAGTATCCGGTCGCCATGGTGGACGAATTCCAGGATACGGCGCCCAGCCAGTACCGCATCTTCGACCTGCTGTACCGCGTGGAGCAGAACGATCCCACGCTTGGCCTGTTCCTGATCGGCGATCCGAAGCAGTCGATTTACGGCTTCCGCGGCGCCGACATCCACAGCTATCTGGCGGCGCGGCGCGCCACCGCAGGACGGCATTACCAGCTCGGCACCAACTACCGCTCCAGCGCCGCCGTGGTGCAGGCCGTGAACCGCATCTTCCTGCATGCCGAAGGCGGGCCGGAAGGAGAGCCCGGGGCGCCTGCCGGCTTCCCGCGCGGCGCTTTCCGCTTCCGCCGCGACGGCGCCAATCCGCTGCCCTTCGACGCCGTGGCGGCGGCCGGACGCAAGGAGGTGCTGGTCGACAGCCAGGGCGCCTTGCCGGCCCTGACGGTGGCCTGCAATCCGGCCGAGGATCTGCGCGCCGATGGCTACCGCGATTTCTTCGCCCAGCACTGCGCCGAGCATATCGCCAACCTGCTCAACGACAGCCGCGCCGGTTTCGAGGATGCGCAGGGCTGGCAGCGCCTGCAGCCGGCCGATATCGCCGTGCTGGTGCGCGACCGGCGCGAGGCGGCGGCCATCCGCCAGGCGCTGCTGCGGCGCAAAGTCCCGAGCGTCTACCTGTCGGACAAGGATTCGGTGCTGGACAGCGACGAGGCGGCCGATGTGCTGCGCTGGCTGACGGCGCTGGCCAATCCGCTCGACGGCGCCCTGGCGCGCGCCGCTTTCGCCACCCGCACCATCAATCTGCCGCTGGCCGAGCTGGCGCGCCTCTCGGCCGACGAGCTGGCGTGGGAAAAGCGCGTGGAGCAGTTGAAGGCGCTGCATGTGGTGTGGCAGCGCCAGGGCGTGCTGGCCATGCTGCGCCGCTTCATCCACGAGCTGCGCCTGCCGGCCGCCATGCTGGCCCAGCCCGGCGGCGAGCGGCGCCTGACCAATCTGCTGCATCTGGCCGAGCTGTTGCAAAGCGCCAGCCGCCAGCTGGACGGCGAGCAGGCGCTGATCCGTTGGCTGGCCGAGCAGATCGACAGCGAGAGCGAGGGTGGCGACGAGCGCGTGCTGCGGCTGGAATCGGACGCGGAACTGGTCAAGGTCGTCACCGTGCACAAGTCCAAGGGGCTGGAGTATCCACTGGTGTATCTGCCCTTCGCCGTCACGGCGCGCAAGGTGGAAAAGCGCAACCGCAGCTTCCTCGAATACACCGACGAAAAAGGCGTGCGCCATCTGGACCTGGGCCGTTCCGACGCCGCCCTGGCGGCGGCCGACGAAGCGCGCCTGGCGGAAGACCTGCGCCTGATGTACGTGGCGCTGACCCGCGCCCGCCATTTCCTGTGGCTGGGCGTGGCCGCGCTGGCGGCGCGCAAGGCCGGCGAAAGCACGCTGCACGAATCGGCGCTGGGCTATCTGCTGGCGGGCGGCGCGGCGCTGCCGGCCAGCCGCCTGGGCGAGTACTGGCAGCAGCTGCGCGGCGATTGCGGCCATATCGGCCTGCGCATGCTGGAGCCGCAGCAGGGATTGACCTTGTTTGGCCGGGTGGAACAGGCGCCGCCCCTGATCGATCCACGCCCCTTCAGCGGCAGTTTCGAGCGCGATTGGAGCGTGGGCAGCTTTACCTCGCTGGCGCGGCGCACGGCCGGTCCGGGATCTGGGGCGGCGGCCCAGCCGATGGCGCCCGTGCCGCGCGACGCCTTGCAGGAAAAGCTGCTGGAACAGGACGATGAACAGGCGCTGGGCGGCAATGCCGCCGCCGCGCCGCGCGCCGAGGACGCGCCCTGGCACCGCTTCCCGCGCGGCTCGGTGCCGGGCAACTTCCTGCACGAGCAGCTGGAGTGGATCGGCCAGGAAGGCTTCGGCAGCGTCCACCACGCCACCTTCGAAACCCGCCTCGGCAAGCGCATCGAGCGCGCCGGCTGGGGCAACCGCCTGGACGATGCGCTGGCCTGGCTGCGCAGCGCCGTCACCACGCCGCTGCCGCCTTTGGGCGCGGCGCTGGACGGCATCGGCCCCGTGCTGTCGGAGATGGAGTTCTGGTTCCCCAGCGAGCGCTTGCGCACCAGCGCGCTGGACCGCCTGTGCCGCGTCCACCTGCTGGATGGCGCGGCGCGTCCGGCGCTGCCCGAGCGCGAGCTGCATGGCATGCTGAAAGGCTTCTGCGACCTGGTGTTCGAACATGAGGGCCGCTACTGGCTGCTGGACTACAAGTCGAATGCGCTGGGCAGCGGCGACGCGGCCTACCACAAGCAGGCGCTGGCCGCCGGCATGGCCGAGCACCGCTACGATATCCAGGGAGCGATCTATCTGCTGGCCCTGCACCGCCTGCTGCGCAGCCGCCTGGGCGCGTCCTACGATCCGGCGTCGCAGCTGGGCGGGGCCATCTTCTACTTCCTGCGCGGCGTGGGCAATGCGCAGACGCGCGGCTGCTATGTGCTGGAAGCGCAGGCCGGCCTGCTCGACGGGCTGGAAGCGCTGCTGGGCGACAGGGGGGAAACGGAGCGAGAGTATGATGAATAG
- the recD gene encoding exodeoxyribonuclease V subunit alpha: MNQNRESVIGTPLDAQIEALTEAGKLRRLSGAFARFVATLGMPSNRPTGGAEAPLMLACLLLSELEGRGHSCLMLNDLAQDPSGLLGWTPEEWNALRDAAGPLPRNAMAWRAMLYSCEQVWPVGDLDFKQPLVLDGERLYLRRYWSDETAVAGAVRSRAGQPLPVDTADSRHWLDILFDHATREGGPDWQKIACATALRGNLAVITGGPGTGKTYTVARLLALLFAMAGPQAGGLRIALAAPTGKAAARLKQSIDHALDSLAGKVGAALPLRELAGRMGAARTLHSLLGARPDTRSFQHHAGNPLDVDVLIVDEASMVHLEMMAALLAALPPQARLILLGDKDQLASVEAGAVLGDLCHDAEAGRYTGATLEYVAAASGQQIPPAFQDAAGGALAQQTVMLRQSRRFGGPIGALATAVNQGEAEAARQVLRGDSGGQLLWMEAAQLPEVLKLAVQGREGADSGYQQYLRLLQAGQAAAMEGGPDVHEAWAREVLKSFEAFRLLCAVREGEWGVTGLNEAIEQRLEAAGLIRRRGEWYVGRPVMVTRNDYGAGVFNGDIGLALPDPLRPGSLRVYFSEGEAVRSVLATRLRNVETAFAMTVHKSQGSEFRHTVLVLPREGGAVLARELVYTGITRAREYFTLATPVAGILAEAIAERTHRASGLRALIGGQTL, translated from the coding sequence ATGAACCAGAACAGGGAGAGCGTCATCGGCACACCGCTGGACGCCCAGATCGAAGCCTTGACCGAGGCGGGCAAGCTGCGCCGCCTGAGCGGCGCTTTTGCGCGCTTTGTCGCCACGCTGGGCATGCCGTCCAACCGGCCCACCGGCGGGGCGGAAGCGCCGCTGATGCTGGCCTGCCTGCTGCTGTCGGAGCTGGAAGGCCGGGGGCACAGCTGCCTGATGCTCAACGACCTGGCGCAAGACCCATCCGGCCTGCTGGGCTGGACGCCGGAAGAGTGGAATGCGCTGCGCGATGCGGCCGGGCCGCTGCCGCGCAATGCCATGGCCTGGCGCGCCATGCTGTATTCCTGCGAACAGGTCTGGCCGGTGGGCGACCTGGATTTCAAACAGCCGCTGGTGCTGGATGGCGAGCGGCTCTATCTGCGCCGCTACTGGAGCGACGAGACGGCGGTGGCGGGCGCGGTGCGCAGCCGCGCCGGCCAGCCGCTGCCGGTGGATACGGCCGATTCGCGGCACTGGCTGGACATCCTGTTCGACCATGCCACGCGCGAGGGCGGGCCGGATTGGCAGAAAATCGCCTGCGCCACCGCCTTGCGCGGCAACCTGGCCGTCATCACCGGCGGTCCCGGCACCGGCAAGACCTACACCGTGGCGCGCCTTCTGGCTCTGCTGTTCGCGATGGCGGGGCCGCAGGCCGGCGGCTTGCGCATCGCGCTGGCCGCGCCCACCGGCAAGGCGGCCGCGCGCCTGAAACAATCGATCGACCACGCCCTCGACAGCCTGGCGGGCAAGGTCGGCGCCGCGCTGCCGCTGCGCGAGCTGGCCGGACGCATGGGCGCGGCGCGCACCCTGCATAGCCTGCTCGGCGCGCGGCCCGACACGCGCAGCTTCCAGCACCACGCCGGCAATCCGCTCGATGTGGACGTGCTCATCGTCGACGAAGCCTCGATGGTGCACCTGGAGATGATGGCGGCGCTGCTGGCGGCGCTGCCGCCGCAGGCGCGCCTGATCCTGCTGGGCGACAAGGACCAACTGGCCTCGGTCGAGGCGGGCGCGGTGCTGGGCGATCTATGCCACGATGCCGAAGCGGGCCGCTACACCGGCGCCACGCTGGAATATGTGGCCGCCGCCAGCGGCCAGCAGATTCCTCCTGCCTTCCAGGATGCGGCCGGCGGCGCGCTGGCCCAGCAAACCGTGATGCTGCGCCAGAGCCGCCGTTTCGGCGGTCCGATCGGCGCCCTGGCCACGGCCGTCAACCAGGGCGAGGCCGAAGCGGCGCGCCAGGTGCTGCGCGGCGACAGCGGCGGGCAACTGCTGTGGATGGAGGCGGCGCAGCTGCCCGAGGTGCTGAAGCTGGCCGTGCAAGGGCGCGAAGGCGCGGACAGCGGTTACCAGCAGTATCTGCGTCTGCTGCAGGCCGGCCAGGCGGCGGCCATGGAGGGCGGTCCGGATGTGCATGAAGCCTGGGCGCGCGAGGTGCTGAAGAGTTTCGAAGCCTTCCGCCTGCTGTGCGCGGTGCGCGAAGGCGAGTGGGGCGTGACGGGCCTGAACGAGGCGATCGAGCAGCGGCTGGAAGCGGCTGGCTTGATACGGCGCCGCGGCGAATGGTATGTGGGACGGCCGGTGATGGTCACGCGCAACGACTACGGCGCCGGCGTCTTCAACGGCGATATCGGGCTGGCGCTGCCTGACCCGCTGCGTCCCGGCTCGCTGCGCGTCTACTTCTCCGAAGGCGAGGCCGTGCGCAGCGTGCTGGCGACGCGCCTGCGCAACGTCGAAACCGCGTTCGCCATGACGGTGCACAAATCGCAAGGCTCGGAATTCCGCCACACGGTGCTGGTACTGCCGCGCGAAGGCGGCGCGGTGCTGGCGCGCGAGCTGGTCTACACCGGCATCACGCGCGCGCGCGAATACTTCACCCTGGCAACGCCTGTCGCCGGCATCCTGGCCGAAGCCATCGCCGAGCGCACCCACCGCGCCAGCGGCCTGCGCGCCCTGATCGGCGGCCAAACCCTTTGA
- a CDS encoding serine hydrolase: MIKKITAALLLSFSAAAMAVPLGSQSVLVVEEGTGKILLEKNANVVVPIASLTKLMTAMVVLDSKLDMEEPISIDKDDVDNIKHSTSRVPVGATIARGDVLQLALMSSDNRAAASLARTYPGGPTAFKAAVNAKIRTLGLANTRIEEPTGLSPNNTSTAADLVKMAEAAANYPTIRRYTTDTKEVIDIKGRKVEYHNTNRLVGAKGWDIDLSKTGYTEEAGRCLIMRIKAAGKNATLVLLNAKANSARVMDALNIRRLLTGADEPKVLKASAGRKKAARSTPRRRRAAM; the protein is encoded by the coding sequence ATGATCAAGAAAATTACCGCAGCCCTGCTGCTGTCATTCTCTGCCGCTGCTATGGCTGTGCCGCTGGGTTCACAGTCCGTGCTGGTGGTGGAAGAAGGCACCGGCAAAATCCTGCTGGAAAAGAACGCCAATGTGGTGGTGCCCATCGCTTCGCTGACCAAGCTGATGACCGCCATGGTGGTGCTCGACTCCAAGCTCGACATGGAAGAACCCATCAGCATCGACAAGGACGACGTCGACAACATCAAGCACAGCACCTCGCGCGTGCCGGTCGGCGCCACCATTGCGCGCGGCGACGTGCTGCAGCTGGCGCTGATGTCCTCCGACAACCGCGCCGCCGCCTCGCTGGCGCGCACCTACCCGGGCGGCCCGACCGCCTTCAAGGCCGCCGTCAACGCCAAGATCCGCACGCTCGGCCTGGCCAATACCCGCATCGAAGAGCCGACCGGCCTGTCGCCCAACAACACCTCGACCGCCGCCGACCTGGTGAAAATGGCCGAAGCGGCCGCCAACTACCCAACGATCCGCCGCTACACCACCGACACCAAGGAAGTCATCGACATCAAAGGGCGCAAGGTGGAATACCACAACACCAACCGCCTGGTCGGCGCCAAGGGCTGGGACATCGACCTGTCCAAGACCGGCTACACCGAAGAAGCGGGACGCTGCCTGATCATGCGCATCAAGGCCGCCGGCAAGAACGCCACCCTGGTGCTGCTCAACGCCAAGGCCAACTCCGCGCGCGTCATGGACGCCTTGAACATCCGCCGCCTGCTGACCGGCGCCGACGAGCCGAAAGTGCTGAAAGCCAGCGCCGGCCGCAAAAAAGCCGCCCGCAGCACCCCGCGCCGCCGCCGCGCCGCCATGTAA
- a CDS encoding RHS repeat domain-containing protein — translation MKSVSPLLHPATFRKCLVGLLAALAATAAFAGSAIYTYDSLGRVTKIVYSNGVVITYTYDAAGNRSTYVVSGAPS, via the coding sequence ATGAAGTCGGTAAGCCCTTTGCTTCACCCTGCCACGTTCCGCAAATGCCTGGTCGGCCTGCTGGCCGCCCTGGCCGCCACGGCCGCCTTCGCCGGATCGGCCATCTATACCTACGACAGCCTGGGACGCGTCACCAAGATCGTCTACAGCAATGGCGTGGTCATCACCTATACCTATGACGCAGCCGGCAACCGCAGCACGTATGTGGTGAGCGGCGCTCCATCCTGA